TTGAGATTCAGAAGGCCTAGTTCTATGACATGGAGACTCTAGACAAGTCATCTTCCTCTCTTAGCCTTAACTTTTCTATCTGTCAAATGGGGACGGTGCCACAGCAAAGGGCTACATGACATCCTTCTGTAATGCCTGCTGTAGCCTCTGGCACAGAGAAGCACCTCTTACCTGGCCCTGTTCCTTGTCCCTGTAGGCCCTCCCCTCCCATGTTTGGGAATCTGCCCTTGCCAGTCCCTATAGCTCCCATCACCCACCTCCCCTCTAGCTTCCCAACCAAATCTCCAGGCTTCAAATGGTAAAACAGAAGCCACAGCTAGAAGGCAACTTTCAGGCCTAGAAAAGAGAAGCGCCTTGTGCGGGGTCTTCCGGCATATCAAGGTCTCTTCTCCCTGTCCATGTCTCGTTCATTAAATTCTTAGAAAGTGAGTGAGCAGGAGATTCTAGAAATGAGGCCTCTAGCTAGTGAGGTTGTTTTTAGagcccatgatttttttttaaaacccatgagctcttggcctcagtttccccatggcTGGGATAGGACACACACTGTCTGCCTCACTGTCCTCCCACACTTCATCTTTCCGAGTCCTTTCTGGCCTGGGGCCAGATGCCCTAACTACAAGGTGTGGCATGAAGCAGCTTGCTACTTATGAGACAGGTAGGCTTGGCCTTCCCAGGACTCTTGGGATTCAGTGAGGTGAGGTGATAGACACAGGCCACCCCTGGCCTCATCTACACCCCTGGGGAGTTTGAGGAACAAACAGCTCCCCCATTTCCCAGAGGATGAGAcagagcccagagaggttaaggacTTTGCCTGGGATCACACAGCAAGTCATGCAAGAGCTGGGCCTAGACCTGGGGCTCAAGCCTCCCATATCCAGGGCTTCCCCCTGTCTCTCCAGCTCTTGGCTTTTCTCCAAAACCTACTTTCCCAAGAAGCATTCCTGCTTCCAGTGCATTCCCTCTGTCTTGGCCAGTAGCCTCCCTTGGCCTGCCCTGTGGTGGGTTCTTAGCTCACTTAGCTCCGCCCTCCTCTGGCAGGCACCAAACCTCAGCCTCAGACACATTCAAGGAATTCTCAGCTGATCTAGCGTCCCGGCAGAGCTTAGAGACTCAGAGTCACCCCCGCCCCGGAGTCAACCTGCAATCCAGAAAATGGGAGGCAACAGATAGAGGGGAGATAAGAGAGGACCCCAGGGTGCCAGGAAACCACTGCAGAAGGCTGGGCTCATTGTgcccctttctgggcctcagtttgcaGTCGGTCTAGTGGGTATAATTAATTATAGCTATGCCTTCTGATGTCAGTGGGAGGTGAGCCTTCGAGGAAGGCACTTGTTAGGCTATGGAGGAAGATGGGAGCATCACCATGCAGGTATCATCATGAccctctgaggctcagagaggtcaagcaaCCTGCCCAACTCGCACAGCCAGTTGGCAAGCAGGGATATCTTCTCCCTCAAGCCTTCACCTAATTTTCCTATTCTCACCCCTCTGCTGCTGGCTCTAGGAAGGATGGTAGCTTCATCTCATCCATCGGACTGCAGGGCTTCCATCAACCCTGAAAACTGGAAACTGGGCTagataaatatttacagagttcTCCCAGCCCTGCTGAAGGCAGCCTAGGGATAAACACATCACAGGTGACCCCAAATGCTCCCTGCGTGTTTGCAGAATGACAGACCACAGTCCAGCTCAGACCCCACCCCAAGCTGGCCCCCAGCTCCAGCACTGACCATGCACAAGTGTCAAAGTGGCGGCTACAGGTGACAGTGTTTCTAGTGAGCCTGGCATCACCTCATTGCTCAGCAGTGGGCACAGCAGTAGGCACTGTTGCcccttcccacccccactcccactaGAGATAGAGTAAGTAAGATTCTGAGGCATGGCAGGATTCACCCAGGGTCGCATGGTTCAAACCCAGATCTCTCCAGTTTCCAGACCTGTGGGTTCAATGGCTACCCACAGTGATTCCTGACTCTGTCCCAAGTCCTAGGGACCAAGAGGGGCTGGGAAGGAGGCAAGACTCCAGACTGAGATGCCCCTCCTGCGCTCTACCTCACCCATCCCATCCCTTTCTGCTCCCATAGCCAGCACAGGACAAGGCTGCCCAGGGCAGAGCCAGAGTGGCTGGACAGAGGTTCCTAGCCTGGCCAGGCCTCCCTCCTCACCAAGCCAGTCCTGAGACTCCTGCCTGTCACCCCCTCCTGCTCCCTTCTCTGCCCGAGCTGTCTGGATGCATCCGCTGTGGAGTGGAGTGGCCCAGGCACCCAAGGAGCTGTGGACCCACAGTGGCCCAGGCTCTGGCCCCAGGCCCTGTGACTGGTGCCTGGAAGTGCCTCAGGGAAGGGGCAGTTTTTGGGACACATGCAAGCTGTCACACACACCTCCATGACAGTCCCTCCTCTCCTCACTCTGCCGTCCTCTCTTACCTgggctttcttctcctttcctgagCACATaaattctccctttcctttctctccctgctTCTTTCTGACAGCCACTtctcagtcacacacacactgcactcaTACTATTTCATACTCATGTTCTCCTGGCTCCAAGCCTCCCGAAGCTGCTGCCAGCAGGTGCCCGCGAGGGACATCTCCAGGCTCAGACCCCATTTCCCGCAGCACAGCGCTGCCCTCCCAGCTCTCCCTTTATCCTCCATCCCACCGCACACCTGGAGGTGTACTAACTGTGGCCACACACCTGCAGGCTGACACCTGCCTGGGATCTGCTCTGCTTTGTCCCTGCGATGAATAGGGGGCCCTGTAACCACTCCCTCTGCTACTTCCTTCAACGCACACTCCAGCACCAGCGGCTGGAGCGCGAGAGGCAGGTCCCCACGCTGGGAGCAAGCGTGAGTCCAGCGTGGAGTCCCGTCCCACCAGCCCGAGCGATGCCGGCGCCGGCTCCCCTTCACACCCGCAGGGACTGGAAGCTCGCTGTCTATCACGCCTAGAGGGAACCAGAAAGCGTTTAGGGTACCGGGCGCAGGAGGCCACCCGGGGCGCCCCCTTGGGTCCGGATCTGCCGCTGGGCCCAGCCCGCGTGCCCGGCGCCCCTTCGGCGAGGAGCGCCCGGCGAGTGGCGGGCACTCACCGGCGGCAGAGCCCGGGCCAGCAGCGGCGGCggctggagcagcagcagcagcatcggGAGCAGGAGGGCGCGCGGGGCCGCGCTGCGGAGCCAGGCGGCCGGAGCCATCCGCCCCGGGGCTGCTGGGCTTGCTGGGCCGCGCCGGGCCGCCGCCCCTTATAGCTTCCGCCCCACCCCCggcccgccccggccccgccccccgccgcctTTTGTTCTGAGCTCTCCTAGCCACCGCGGCCCGGGTGGGGGAGGTGAACGGGGAGGGGACGGCCCAGCGGGGTCGAGGGTCGGAGGCAGGGTCCTGCCCCGGGGCTGGCCAAGTCCCTGTCTGGTGCTGGGTGACCCTGGCCAACCCATgccactctgggcctcagtttctccgcTGGGTGGTGGCCGTCCAAAGTCTTAGACTTGGCTAGAGTCTGAGAGGAGTCGGGTTTCATGGGTCCCATCCGTACCCCCACCTTTGTGAAGGCGCATCCCACTGGGTCTCCTTGGTGGCCAGACCTCTGACCTCTGCTAGCTTGTGACAGGTGGTCCTACCCACAAGCAAGTTCCCCCACCCCTCAGAGCCTCAACGGATCCTTCTAGAAGATGACACAATAGCCCCTCTGAGGAAagggatattattttatttattattattattttcttttgagacacaggctctctctgtctcccaggcaggagtgcaggcatgtgatctccactcactgcaacctccgcctcccaggttcaaacgattctcctgcctcagcctcccaaataactgggaccacagacgtgtgccaccgtgcccggctaattttcgtatttttagtagagatggggtttctccatgttggccaggctggtctcgaactcctgacctcaagagatctgcccgccttggcctcccaaagtgctgggattacatgagtgagccattgcacctggtcaGGAAAGGGATATTAAAATGTGTCCCAGGGGAAAGTGAGGCAAATGGCAGGGACTGGCCAGTCCTTCAGCTTGGATAGACCAAAgcttacagatagggaaactgaggctccaagagggAGGAGCCAGGCTTTTCCATACCAGCAAACAAGTGGAGGGGTCAGGAGGTCCTCTACCTGGTCAGCTGGGGGGAGGGTGCTGTCAGAAGGATGCGGGAGGTGGATGAGTGGAGTACTGGGCCCCCAGGGTGTACCCTGGTCAGGGCCCAGCAAGCCCTTGGGGACCCCTCCAGGCTAGCCACCTGAGACTTGAAAGAAATGAGGTGAGAGGCTGGGGCACAgtgagtcacacctgtaatcccagcactttgggaggccgaggtcaggagttggagaccagcctgactaacatggtgaaaccctgtctctactaaaaatacaaaaattagccagccatggtggcacatgcctgtaagcccagctattcaggaggctgaggcaggagaatcacttgaacccaggaggcggaggttgcggtaagccgagattgtgccattgcactccagcatgggcaacagagtgaaactccatctcaaaacaaaaaaaagaaaggaggttaGACTCAAAGGAGGGGGTGTGTCCACATTCTGGAAGGGATCCTCCAGTCTCATCCCTGATTTTTGGGGTTACCCAATCCTGCTGTACACCCCCTGAAATGATGAAGGGCCTCAGCACCTCACCAGGCAACCTGTTCCATCATGGGTGGCCCTGCAGAGCCACAATCCAGGCAGTGGCTCCCATCCTGGCAGGCAGCGCTCTGAGCTGCTCTAAGGTGAAGCTGTGGTCAGGAAGCCTGGGCCAAGAAAGGGAAGCGGGTGGGGAAACGTTTCACAGCTTATTCAAGAAGACTCCACAGAGACTCCTAGAGGGCAAGGAGAAGTAAGACAGGAGTGATTTTTACAACCTAGACAGTTCataatcttttttctcttcttcttcttttttttttttttttgagacggagtctcgctctgtcgcccaggctggagtgcagtgatgcaatcttggctcactgcaacctccgcctcctgggttcatgccattctcctgccttagcctcctgagtagctgggactacaggcgcccgccaccacgcccagctaattttttacatttttagtagagacggggtttcaccatgttagccagggtggtctcggtctcctaacctcgtgatccacccgcctcggcctcccaaagtgctgggattacaggtgtgagcctccgtgcccagtctttttttttttgagaccaagtttcattCTAgtaacccaggctgaagtgcagcggtgcgatctcagctcactgcaagctccgcctcctgggttccagtgattctccagcctcagcctcccagtgtagctgagattacaggtgcccaccatcacacccagctaatttttgtatttttaatagagacagggtttcaccatgttggccaggctggtcttgaactcctgacctcaggtgatccacgcgcctcagcctcccaaagtgctgggattacaggcatgagccaccacgactggcaggcaatcttttctttaaagtcattcacttttatttatttttattgttttgagacagggtcttgctcaatggtgtgatcttggctcactgaaacctccaccttccaggctcaaacgatcctcctgcctcagcctcccaagtagctgggactacaggtgtacatcactatgccctgctaatttttgtattttttgtagagacagggtttcaccatgttggccaggctggtcttgaactcctggactcaagcaatctgcctgcctgggcctcacaaagttctgggatatagacatgagccactgttccctgCTAAAGTGCCTCACTTTTAAAAAGTAGgcatttcaggccgggcgtggtggctcacgcctgtaatcccagcactttgggaggctgaggcaggtggattacgaggtcaagacatcgagaccatcctggtcaacatggtgaaaccccatctctactaaaaatacaaaaaaattagctgggcatggtggcattcacctgtagtcccagctacttgggaggctgaggcaggagaatcacttgaacctgaggtggaggttgcagtgagccgagatcacaccactgcactccagcctggcaacagagtgagactccgtctcaaacaaaacaaaacaacaacaacaaaacaaaaaattagcagggcatggtggcatgcgcctgtggtcccagctactttggaggctgaggcaggagaatcgcttgaacccaggaggcggaagttgcagtgagtggagattgcaccacagcattccagcctgagggacagagcaagactccttctcaaaaaaaaaaaaaaaaaagtaggcatttCAATGCCTGTTTCAATGTCATTCTTTTAGCCTCATTTTCATTTGTGTAACCCACTTAAGTGGTCTTGGGTGCCTCCGAGGTGCAAGGCCATGCCTTGTGGAATCTGCAGTCCATCAGCCACAGGAGCTGAAGGAACAACTCTCTGCAGTTTAGGCCCAGGGGACCACCATGAGAAGTGTGCAGTTTGTTTGGTTTGACAAACAGGAACCAGGTGGCAGGGACTGCATGAGCAAGGGAGTAGCGGCAGGACCAGGCCTGGCGAGTCTTCCAGGAAAGAATGGCCCACCCTTTGTGTGCTCACCTCACTGGGAGGCCACCCTCAAAGTGGGTGGTCACCCCCCTTCAGTGTGGGGAAGGGCCCTGTTCACAGGCTGGCTGAAAGGACTGCAGTGTGTGAGAACACAGGGCTGCACCTGACTTCCACGGAGAGCATGCATGGCCAGAGACAACTGTGCACACACAGAACTGAgcatgccaggcaaggccaaACGCCCCAGGCACCGCTCCCCTCGCCCCTCGACCTCCTCCTTCCTTACAGAGGGGCCTCCTCTCTTACTTGGTGACCCAACACCCCTAATTCCGGGTGCTTTTGTTCTTGGTGTTGCACCCTGTCCACAATCCCGGTGCCAGGAGTCCTCTGTGGGCACAGCAAACAGTGATGAGGGACAGTCCCTGCCTTCCCCCACCTAGGAGTAATAATAACAACCACGGCAAAGTCACCCAGAAAAGACCATAAAAACCTCAAGTtcagccgggcgcgatggcttatgcctgtaatcccagcattttgggaggctgaggcgggcgaatcacgaggtcaggagttccagatcagcttggcctacatggtgaaaccctgtctctactaaaaatacaaatataggccgggcgcggtggctcacgcctgtaatcccagcactttgggaggtcgaggcgggcggatcacaaagtcaggagatcgagaccacggtgaaaccccgtctctactaaaaatacaaaaaaaattagccgggcgcggtggcgggcacctgtagtcccagctactcgggaggctgaggcaggagaatggtgggaacctgggaggctgagcttgcagtgagctcagatccggccactgcactccagcctgggcgacagagtgagactctgtctcaaaaaaaaaaaaaaaaaaaaaaaaaaaaaaaaaaaaaaaaaagccaggtgtggtggcatgagcctgtagtcccagctactcaggaggctaaggcaggagaattgcttgattctgggaggcggaggatgcagtgagccgagatcgccactgcactctagcctgacagagcaaggctccatgtcataaataaataaataaataaataaacctcacGTTTCCGAAGAGCAGGAAGGTGTTCTAAATCCGCGCCCCAGCTCACCTGGCCTGGAACCAAGCTGCTAAAATTGCGAGGCTACAGGCTTCAACTTGCGCTAGATTTGACTGAGCTAGGCAAATGCTCCTAGGCCTTTGGGATAGACACGCTGCCTGGATGTCGCGTAAAGGCCGTCAGTGTCGGGGATTGCACCCGCGGAGCCGGGGACTAGGTGGCGGGGCCGGCCCGGGGAATCTGGTGGGGTTGAGGGCCGCGCTGGGGGCCTCATCTCATCCCCCGCGGGAGCTGCGTAAGGCTGCCGGCGTTGGCAGCGCATTTTGGCCCAGACAGTCGAAGACGGGTTGGGACGCCCCCTCGTGGGAATTCTGGGGATGGGTTGCTCTAGGCCTTCCCCAGGGCCGCGCTTCACTGCCCTAGGCCACCCGAGACGCCGAGGCCACGCGGTGGTCAGCAGACCCTGTCTGGTGGAAGGGGGCAGACAGCCGAGCCCAGAAGGGGACAAAGAGCGGAGTCTGGCCTGGAACCTCGCGTCCCCTTCCCGGCTGGCCCCAGCCCGTCGCCTCCCCGTCTCCTCTCCCCTCCAGGGCTCGCAACAACCCCCAACTCCGCTCCCTGCCCTCTGCGGTGGTCCTAACAGAAGGAACCGTCCCCCTCCTTAAGCCCTCGGCGTTTTGCCACACTGGCCCGCGTCCCCAGAACCCGCACAGCCTGCCAAGCATAGGGAGGGAGCAAGGTCCCATTTCCAGCCAAGACCCGGAGCTGCTGGAAGGGAGAGGTCCGGAGGACGGGCGAAGGGGTACAGGCTTGGGGGGCAGTGCCACCTCCCCCTTGGGGGCGGGTCCCTGAGGCCCCACCCTGGGCCCCGCCTTTTTTGCGCCGGCTGTGACAAGCGCTGCGGCATTTGTCCCCGCGACCAAACCGCTGCCGCCGTCTCTAAGGTAGCCCGGGTCCCACCGCCGCCACCATGCCTCGGGGAAGCCGCAGCATGGCCTCCCGGCCAGCCAGGTGTGAGGGGGACAAGGGCCCTGTGGGGAGGGGGTTAGGGAAGCGTGGGCACTCCCCCAAGGGCGTCCGCAGAGTGACCTTGGCTGCTGCTGCGCCATCTTGgcggggggaggggcgggggagcAGCCCCCACGTGTGGAGACAGGGGTCGTCCACCTCTACGGGGGTCGTTTCCAGGAGCTGCAGCACCCCCGGCCTGAGGTCTGGCCAGGATTAACCCTGCTTCCTCCACCTCCGCAGCCGCCCCGTCGCGCCCTCTGCCCACCCGCCCGCGCACCCACCTCCCTCAGCAGCCGCCCCAGCCTCCGCCCCTTCGGGCCAGCCGGGGCTCATGGCTCAGATGGCGACCACGGCCGCAGGGGTAGCCGTGGGCTCGGCTGTGGGACACGTCATGGGCAGCGCCCTGACCGGAGCCTTCAGCGGGGGGAGCTCGGAGCCCTCCCAGCCTGCTGCCCAGCAGGTGAGCAGCGGGTccaagagaaactgaggcaggattCTCTCAAGGCCACACAGGGTGCTGCCCAAGTGTCCAGTGAGGAGTGTCCGCGTGTACTCAccattgcttcagcccaggattCTTTGCCCAGGAAGGGTCCTAGTCCACTGGTCTTGAGTTCACTGTCACTTAGAGGCAGGTTTCCCAGCCCCTCCCTTGAGGCCAGGGTCCCTAAGCTCCCAGGGAGAGACACCAACCAGCCCTTTAAAGATGGGAAACCCAGGCCCTGAGGGCTcagagacttgcccaaggtcagctAACCCTAGCAGAGGGGAGGGATGGTGGATTTCCTGAGCCCCTGTTCTCCCCGCACCCAGGTCGGTGCATTGTGGCCGCTGGGCCCAAGGGTGAAGGGGAGCCACTTCCCTGATGACCTTTCCCCTGCTGGGGACCCTACCCACCCTAAGCCAAAGGTGGCTTTGTGGCTAGGTCAGGGGTCAGGATTAGTGTAGCTGAGCCAGGAAGGTGCTAAAACTTGTGGGGGTGGGGCTCTTACTCTGAGAGTCCAGGCAGAGTACTGGGCTCTTCTAGagccttctcctccctcccctgccccccccccAAAAGTGCCAATTAGAAGGCagcagaggccgggtgcagtggctcacgcctgtaatcccagcactttgggaggccgaggcaagtggatcatgaggtcaggagttcaagaccagcctggccaacatagtgaaaccccgtctctactaaaaatacaaaaatttgttgggcatggtggcaggcgcctgtagtcccagctacttgggaggctgaggcaggacaaccgcttgaacccaggaggcggaggttgcagtgagctgagactatgccactgtactccgctctaggtgacagagtgagactccatctcaaaaaaaaagaaaaagaaaaagaaggcagcaGAAACACGCTGTCTAGCCGCCTCCACTGCTGGGTCACTCAGCCTGCCTAGGACCCTTGGGACACCCAGGCTGGGGatgtggggaggggcaggtggcCCCAGCTTTGAAACACACTTCCAGGTACCAACTCCAAGCTGATCCTACAGCCTCTTGCACTGTACCCCCAggtccccacccccactgcccccCAGCACCTGCAGATGGGGCCCTGCGCCTATGAGATCAGGCAGTTCCTGGACTGTTCGACCACTCAGAGTGACCTGTCCCTGTGTGAGGGCTTCAGCGAGGCTCTGAAGCAGTGCAAGTACAACCATGGTGAGTGAGTGGACCCCAACCCAGGCGGGGAGGGGGAGAGGCCGACCCTCCTCTTGCACCTGCAGGCTGACCACCAGCCTGTGCTGCTCCTCCCTTCACAGGTCTGAGCTCACTGCCCTGAAGAGGTTGGTGCAAACTTGGGGGCCAGTCCTGCACCCACCTCTGCCCCTCGCCGATAGCCAGACCACAACACCGGATTGTACCTGGATAGCTGGGATTGGAAGTGAGGAGGTTTCTCACCCCACAGATAACCTAAGACACAAATGTgcaattaaaagtttattttagaacACAGCCTGTTGTGTGCCTCTCTCGATGGCCTGTCTTCAGGGAGCTCCCTGGCTGATGAGGTGGGGTCAGGATGGATGTCTCACTACAGTGTGCAATCCATCACCTTAATCAGGGccctgggtggggaggaggagcccTGTTGCAATCTGCACTGTGGTTAGCACAGGACAGATATCTTGGGCAGTCCAGAGTGTGGTGGAGAGGCATTAGTAGGTGATCCCAAGGGCATCTGACTCTGAGGGTGGAATTCCAGGATGAACTCATGGTTCTCCCCTTTCTCAGGGATACCTGCCACGTCTACCCTTCTTGTCTCTGCCTCCGCATCCCATTCTCTGCACCCACAGCTTAGGTGCCCCCAGCAGCCTTAAATCCTGTCTGACCTTGCCCCTCTTGCTGATGCAACTTCTCAGCAATTCCAGATTCCGCAAGAGGAGTCGTGCTGGGTTGCTGTCTGTTTGCACCTGATCACACAAGGCAGAGGTCATGGCTAACCCCCTTGGGTCTGAGTCCAACTTGGCTAGTTGGCAGTAGTGTGCCAGGTCCCCAGGCCTGCCAGAATGGAAGAACAAGCCCTTTGAACCCAGTGTGGGCCGTGCCATCACACACCATGCTGCCGCCTTCGTTGAGTTCATCCAGCAGTTGTGCACtgagctcctactgtgtgccagccccTATGCCACATCTGTGAAGCCTGAGGACATTCCAGCCCTTAGTGAGCTGGCATTCCAGTGGGGTGGTGGGGACCTGTCTCAGGGTACAGTGTGTTCCGTCTGGGGGTATAGGTGCGTGGAGTTGCTGTTGAGGGTCTGCCTCTCATCGTATGTGTCCCTCCCACAGGAAGGGGTCCTACTCTGGGTGTCTCCCTGGGTGTCCATATCTCCTCCGTACCTGGCTCCTGGTCCCAGCTAGCAACTCCTGGGTGGCAGGGAGCTCACCTTTCTGGGCCTTGAAGTGGGGCTTTGCTCATGACGGCCACGCCGGGTGCCCATGCGCTTCCTCCAGTTGTGGCCCGCAGAGGAGAGGCCTGACAGCCTGCGCAGTTCCTCTGGAAGGCCCGGGAAGTCCTGCTGGTAGGGGCTAGGGAGAAGGTGTGCCCTCCCCCTGGGCTGTACCCTGACACTCACCTGCCAGCTCTGGGTAATGGTCATCCAGGTTCTCCAGTAGGGACTCATAGCGGGTGGGGACCATGTCCTCTCCCTCTGTGGCATGTGGAGAGAGGATGAAGGACACCTGACTGGCCTGATGGTCCCTACTCTGCCTCTCACTCTGGAACTGTTTGCTAGTCCAGGCTGGGGGCAGAGCATGGGGTAGGGATGGAATGGGGCTAGGTccccagctgaggtgggaggctggacAGGGCCTTGGGTGGTCTATGGTCTGCTATGCCCCCCTCTTACATTCTAACATAGCTGCAGGGGAGAGAAGCTTGGGCCACCTTACTGATGGTCCGAACGAGGACATATATGGCTCGCTCCTTCAGCAGGGAGTTGCCCATGGTTTGGGTCTGTGCAGCCCCTTCCTTCAGGTCCTCCTCCAGGCTCACTAGGTTGCCGTCCTCAGCCAGAAGAGCAATGGTCGCTGGGAGGACATGGAGagaggctgggcagggctggcACCCCTGCCTGGGACCCCTcagcccctccttctcctccctgtcTCCTCACCATCTGGGGGCAACCCTGCTTTCTGCCTCAGGTGGGCGGTGAGGTTCACCAGCCTGCAAGAAGTGTTCACCAGCATGGAGCAGCCGGCTGTGGAGGAAGGGCAAAGGTGAGCATGTGGGATCTCTTACCTTCCTCCGCATCTGGGGTCCTCTGTCTCTCCGTCccatctctccctttcccagAGCTGCGACTGGGCCTAGGGGGCTAGGACTGTGCCCCAGGCACAACAGCTCCGACATCTGTTGCTTAAACTGCCTTGGAGACCCCTCCATCCATCTCCCGTGT
This window of the Rhinopithecus roxellana isolate Shanxi Qingling chromosome 13, ASM756505v1, whole genome shotgun sequence genome carries:
- the C13H22orf15 gene encoding uncharacterized protein C22orf15 homolog isoform X14, which translates into the protein MFGAGCSMLVNTSCRLVNLTAHLRQKAGLPPDATIALLAEDGNLVSLEEDLKEGAAQTQTMGNSLLKERAIYVLVRTIKGEDMVPTRYESLLENLDDHYPELAEELRRLSGLSSAGHNWRKRMGTRRGRHEQSPTSRPRKGPD
- the C13H22orf15 gene encoding uncharacterized protein C22orf15 homolog isoform X6, which produces MFGAGCSMLVNTSCRLVNLTAHLRQKAGLPPDASLHVLPATIALLAEDGNLVSLEEDLKEGAAQTQTMGNSLLKERAIYVLVRTISKRERTWSPPAMSPYWRTWMTITQSWQRNCAGCQASPLRATTGGSAWAPGVAVMSKAPLQGPERPGDLAHYCQLAKLDSDPRGLAMTSALCDQVQTDSNPARLLLRNLELLRSCISKRGKVRQDLRLLGAPKLWVQRMGCGGRDKKGRRGRYP
- the C13H22orf15 gene encoding uncharacterized protein C22orf15 homolog isoform X13: MFGAGCSMLVNTSCRLVNLTAHLRQKAGLPPDATIALLAEDGNLVSLEEDLKEGAAQTQTMGNSLLKERAIYVLVRTISKRERTWSPPAMSPYWRTWMTITQSWQRNCAGCQASPLRATTGGSAWAPGVAVMSKAPLQGPERALIKVMDCTL
- the C13H22orf15 gene encoding uncharacterized protein C22orf15 homolog isoform X4 is translated as MFGASAASPWSRFLNRAVSSSSFSVHQTPETLATVAAGCSMLVNTSCRLVNLTAHLRQKAGLPPDATIALLAEDGNLVSLEEDLKEGAAQTQTMGNSLLKERAIYVLVRTISKRERTWSPPAMSPYWRTWMTITQSWQRNCAGCQASPLRATTGGSAWAPGVAVMSKAPLQGPERPGDLAHYCQLAKLDSDPRGLAMTSALCDQVQTDSNPARLLLRNLELLRSCISKRGKVRQDLRLLGAPKLWVQRMGCGGRDKKGRRGRYP
- the C13H22orf15 gene encoding uncharacterized protein C22orf15 homolog isoform X1: MFGASAASPWSRFLNRAVSSSSFSVHQTPETLATVAGSPSLRLEAGRPCAVVEGKRRAAGCSMLVNTSCRLVNLTAHLRQKAGLPPDASLHVLPATIALLAEDGNLVSLEEDLKEGAAQTQTMGNSLLKERAIYVLVRTISKRERTWSPPAMSPYWRTWMTITQSWQRNCAGCQASPLRATTGGSAWAPGVAVMSKAPLQGPERPGDLAHYCQLAKLDSDPRGLAMTSALCDQVQTDSNPARLLLRNLELLRSCISKRGKVRQDLRLLGAPKLWVQRMGCGGRDKKGRRGRYP
- the C13H22orf15 gene encoding uncharacterized protein C22orf15 homolog isoform X12 — encoded protein: MFGASAASPWSRFLNRAVSSSSFSVHQTPETLATVAGSPSLRLEAGRPCAVVEGKRRAAGCSMLVNTSCRLVNLTAHLRQKAGLPPDASLHVLPATIALLAEDGNLVSLEEDLKEGAAQTQTMGNSLLKERAIYVLVRTIKGEDMVPTRYESLLENLDDHYPELAEELRRLSGLSSAGHNWRKRMGTRRGRHEQSPTSRPRKGPD
- the C13H22orf15 gene encoding uncharacterized protein C22orf15 homolog isoform X8 produces the protein MFGAGCSMLVNTSCRLVNLTAHLRQKAGLPPDATIALLAEDGNLVSLEEDLKEGAAQTQTMGNSLLKERAIYVLVRTISKRERTWSPPAMSPYWRTWMTITQSWQRNCAGCQASPLRATTGGSAWAPGVAVMSKAPLQGPERPGDLAHYCQLAKLDSDPRGLAMTSALCDQVQTDSNPARLLLRNLELLRSCISKRGKVRQDLRLLGAPKLWVQRMGCGGRDKKGRRGRYP
- the C13H22orf15 gene encoding uncharacterized protein C22orf15 homolog isoform X5; translation: MFGASAASPWSRFLNRAVSSSSFSVHQTPETLATVAGSPSLRLEAGRPCAVVEGKRRAAGCSMLVNTSCRLVNLTAHLRQKAGLPPDASLHVLPATIALLAEDGNLVSLEEDLKEGAAQTQTMGNSLLKERAIYVLVRTISKRERTWSPPAMSPYWRTWMTITQSWQRNCAGCQASPLRATTGGSAWAPGVAVMSKAPLQGPERPGDLAHYCQLAKLDSDPRGLAMTSALCDQVQTDSNPARLLLRNLELLRSCISKRGKGPD
- the C13H22orf15 gene encoding uncharacterized protein C22orf15 homolog isoform X7, which encodes MFGASAASPWSRFLNRAVSSSSFSVHQTPETLATVAGSPSLRLEAGRPCAVVEGKRRAAGCSMLVNTSCRLVNLTAHLRQKAGLPPDASLHVLPATIALLAEDGNLVSLEEDLKEGAAQTQTMGNSLLKERAIYVLVRTISKRERTWSPPAMSPYWRTWMTITQSWQVSVRVQPRGRAHLLPSPYQQDFPGLPEELRRLSGLSSAGHNWRKRMGTRRGRHEQSPTSRPRKGPD
- the C13H22orf15 gene encoding uncharacterized protein C22orf15 homolog isoform X11 — encoded protein: MFGASAASPWSRFLNRAVSSSSFSVHQTPETLATVAGSPSLRLEAGRPCAVVEGKRRAAGCSMLVNTSCRLVNLTAHLRQKAGLPPDASLHVLPATIALLAEDGNLVSLEEDLKEGAAQTQTMGNSLLKERAIYVLVRTISKRERTWSPPAMSPYWRTWMTITQSWQRNCAGCQASPLRATTGGSAWAPGVAVMSKAPLQGPERALIKVMDCTL